A stretch of DNA from Acidobacteriota bacterium:
AGGCGGGGGCGCTTCCAATTCTCCGCCGAGAACGCGTAGAGCGTAAGGTAAGAGATGCCCAACCTGGCCGACGCTTCAACAGTTGCGCGCACAGCCTCGGCGCCGGCGCGGTGCCCGGCAACGCGAGGTTGATTTCGCCGCGCAGCCCACCGGCCGTTGCCGTCCATGATGATCGCAATGTGCGATGGGAGTCTGGCTGAGTCGATTTGCCTGAGAAGGAATTCGTCCGCGGAACCGCTCTCGATGACGCTCTCAGACTCTCTAGGAATATTAATGGTCATTATTTCTTTGAAGCGATGAGTGAATCCGACGAGCAACGGGGGCTACTCGACACTCGTCAATTTAATAGTCCACGCAAACCAAAGTCAACCCGTTGGCAGGAGCAGAAGGACCGGCATTTGCGCGATCGCGGCTCTGGATTGTTGTGGCTACACTAGCCGCCGTTCGCTTACCTCGCCCCACTTCGATCAGCGTTCCGGCAATGGTCCTGACCATGTAACGGAGGAAGCCATCAGCCGAGACCATGATCGAGACTTCGTCCGCTTCCTGTTCGATATCCAGGCGGCTAAGCGTGCGAACATGGTCTTCGACTTCAGAGTTTGCAACGGTGAACGCGCTGAAGTCGTTCGTACCGAGGAGGGCGGCGGCGGCGCGTTCCATCCCCACGGTATCGAGTCCCGCGCGATAATGATGAACGTATCGATAGACAAACGGACTGACCACATCACCAGTCCATATGCGATACCGATAGGTCTTTTGCGTGGCCGAGTAGCGAGCGTTGAACGCATCTGAGACGGGCACGACATCCAGGACGCGAATATCGCGGTCAAGATTGCCGTTGATCGCGTCCCGCAACCAACGGGGTTCGAAGTCACGTTCAACGAAGAAGTTTGCGACCTGGCCTTCAGCGTGTACGCCCGCGTCGGTGCGTCCGGCGCCGTAAACGGTGACGGGGCGATGATCGAGGATCGAGAGCGCTCTGGTGAGCTCGCCCTGAACCGTGCGGCCATTCGGCTGCACCTGCCAGCCGTGATAGTTCGTGCCATCGTATTGGATAATGACCTTGCAGTTCTGCATTTCAGAGATCGTAGCAATCCAACGCCGCGTTTGAAATGCCGGAATAACCCTAACAACAGATTGAGTCTTTCAGAAGCGCTCAGCAAAAAACAGAACAGAAAGGAACTAGAGCGTGAAGGCAGGAAGTTAGCGAGGAGAGAAAGTTCATGAAGACCGAGATGGTCTTGCAAGCTCGGGATCTTTCCAAGCATAGCGCTTTCGTTTCAGGATTCGCTCGACTCTACCGTATTCGTCATTCTGATCGCCTGCCAGAAGATCAAGCGTTTCATCTTCAATGTCCTTGCCGCGCGTGCCGAGTTTACTCATCCAGGTTCCTCGGCGTGTCTGCCTTGCGGCATGACTAGGCGTCGAAACTTCCGCTCTATTTCATGTACAAAGCTATCATCGGGGAAATGAATGCCGAGTTGATCCAGCAGGACGGGCAAGCTGACTCCTCTCAGTTTCGCGAGTTCGACCAGCGCCGCTAATCGGTCAGCGTGAAGCTCCTCAGCTTGATCTCCGAGCCGAGTCAGTTCCTCGTATTCGGCATCGGAGATTGTCTCATGCTTGCGTTTGGCCTTGAGAGTGGCCAAGCGTTCCAATAGGTCTGCCGGCAAACCCTCATTTATGCGGACCAGCAATGCAGACTCCGCAGGTGACAAATGCGCCGCCTTGCGTTCAGCCTGAAGCGCCAGGACATGGTCAAACACTTCTTCGATCTCCGGCAGGCTCAACTGAGCCACCGCAAGGATAATCTCATCAGTTGAAAGTCGGCCTGATGTGGTTTCCATAGCACTCAACCAACACAAGACTAGGACACTACCCAAGCTCGGCTCAGTCTCTCACATTGACATAGCTCATTCCCGTGCGGTAAACAGTCACCTTCAATTCAGCGCAAGACTTCCCTTCAACGCCCGGAGCTATATATGAAACTTCTCTTCCTACGCATTTGCCTTTGTCTGGCGGTGCTTCTGACAACCAGCAACTCTTTTGTCGTGCGCGGTCAACAAGGAATGGTCGCCGACAACCCGAGCGACCTGCTCCGAATCGGCGACAAAGTCGTCAAGGTCAACGAGGCCATCAGTATGGTCCAGGGCTTCGGCAACACTTTCATGGTGACCACCAGCGAAGGGAACGTGATCATCGACACCTCGATCGCGATGCACGCGCGAAGGCACCATCAACTGCTGACTGCCGAGAACAAAGGACCAATCAAGTACATTATTCTGACCCACGCGCACGGCGATCACACCGGAGGCCTGCCGCTCTGGAAGGAAGCCGGTACTCAGATCATCGCTCAAAAGAATCACGTCGAGTTCGTGCACTATCAGACGCGGCTCGCTGGCTTCTACGGAAAGCGCAACGCTGCGCAATTCGGTTTGCCCGTTCCCGAAGCTGGCAAGTGGGCGGGCAACTACGGCGCGAAGATCCAACCGACTATTCTCTTCGACGACAAGTACGAGCTCACGCTGGGCGGAGTCAAGTTCGAGATCTATCGCACGCCGGGCGAGACATACGACCACCTGACGGTCTGGGTGCCAAAGTACAAGGCGGCATTCACCGGCGACAACTACTACGAGTCATTCCCGAACATTTACACACTGCGCGGGACCCCCCCGCGATGGGCGCTTGATTACGTCAACTCGCTCAATACCATTTTGGCGTTCAAGCCTGAGATCGTTCTTCCGAGCCACGGGCGTCCCATTCCCGGAAATGACGAAATCACGCGCCGGCTGACGCGCTATCGCGATGCTATTCAGTATGTCCATGACGAGGTGGTCAAAGGAATGAACGCCGGCAAGGACGTCTACACGCTGATGCGCGAGATCAAGCTGCCGCAGGCGCTCGACCTCGGGGAGAGCTACGGCAACCTTGTGTGGTCGATCCGAGGGATCTATGAAGGCTACGTCGGATGGTTCGATCTCAATCCCTCGACGATGTATGACAGGCCCGCCTCTTCGGTCTACCCTGACGTGGTTAAGCTGGCCGGCGGGCCTGACGCGATTGCCGCGCTCGCCATCGCGCGCGTGCAGGCCGGAGACGCCATCGCTGCTCTCCATCTGACTGACATCGCGCTGGCAGCGGAATCCAATCACCGAAAGTCGCTTGAAGCGCGGCTGAAAGCTCTTGAGATACTCCGCCAGCGCTGCAAGAATACTAACGAAAGAGGCTGGCTGGATTACAGCATCAAGGCTACTACTGCCAGGCTTCCCGAAAAATAATGAAGCTGTGGTTCAGTGCTCAGATAACGAATTAGAAACGGGAAGCAATAGAGACCGAGGACCAACGCCGCTTATGAAACTTGCAGCCATAGATATCGGATCAAACTCGATCCACCTCGTAATCGTTCGAGCCGTGCAAGGCCAGCATCCTGAAATCATCGACCGCGAGAAGGAAATGGTCCGGCTGGGCGCCGGCACACTGCGCGAGCATCGCCTTTCAAAAGAAACCATCGAGCGAGCTATAACCACACTCGGGCGATTCAAGAAGATGGCTGAGCACAATGGCGCTGATCCGATCATCACAACCGCCACCTCCGCAGTTCGCGAATCCCGTAACTCCGCCAAGTTCATTGACCGGGTTCGGAAGGAAGTCGGTCTGGACGTTCAAGTGCTGCCGGGTGTCGAAGAAGCGCGGTTGATAGCGATGGCTGTCTCTGAAGTCACTGACTTCAACAACCGGCGGGCTCTGATAATCGACATAGGCGGCGGCTCGACCGAGTTCATCATAACCGGCGGCGGCGAGCCCGAGTTGTTGTTGTCGCTGCGCATCGGCGCGGTACGGCTCGCCGAAAAATTCATCAACACCGATCCGATCTCGACCGAACAACGCAACCGCTTGATCGCAAACATCAGAGCTGACTTCACCCGAGCGGCCTGGCAGATCAAGGGGGTTGGTTATGATTTCGTCATCGGTTCATCCGGCACGGTGCTCAACATGGCAAGCGCGCTGGTGCAGGGCGATGAACCCTACGGAAGTGACAGCGTGCCCGAATATGAATCCTTCAACAAGACCGTCACGTTGCATCAAATCGAATGGTTGAATCGCAAGTTGGCGCGTATGACTCTTCGAGAGCGGCGTCGCGTTCCGGGAATTGAGAAGGGGCGCGCCGATATCATTGTCGCGGGCGGACTGCTGCTGCAGTACATACTTTCCGATCTGGGCGCGACCGAGATAACCAGTTGCGACTGGTCGCTTAGAGAGGGAGTAATACTCAACTACTTGCGGCGCAGGCGCGAAATACATGCGGTTCCGCAGATTCAAGTACCGGCGCTCGCACCCTCGGGCCGCCAAGATGCGCTGTTGTATCCGGTGACTGATGATTCGACTCTTGATGTGCGCGGCCGGTCGGTGTTGTCTGTGGCAAGACGTTACGACTACGATGTGACTCATTCGCATCACGTCGCGCGGCTGGCGACGCAGATATTCGATGATACGGCAGAGGTGCACCAGCTAAGCGAACAGGATCGCAAGCTGCTGCAATACGCGGCGATTCTTCACGATATCGGATTTCACATCGCACACAACAATCACCACCGTCATGGTTTGTATCTCATAAAGAACTCGGAGATGCCCGGCTTCAGCGGGGATGAGATCGCCGTGATGGCCACGATGGTGCGGTATCATCGCGGCTCGCTTCCCAGGAAATCAAACGACGCGCGTTCGCGCCGCGAGCACGAAGACTATTACGGGCTCGACCGCGGCAAGCGAGCGACGATGCTTCGCCTGGCTTCGATACTCCAGATAGCCGACGGGCTCGACCGCTCACATCGACAGTTGATAAGCGATGTGCGCTGCATGGTGGCCGACGGTAACGTGACGTTCATCGGTTCAAGCGCAGGTGAGTGCGAGTTGGAGATGTGGTCGGCAGAGCGCAAGTCCACATGGTTCAGCGAGATTTTCAAAGTCGGGGTGCGATTCGACCGCCGGCCCGCGCTTTCAGCGCAAACAGAATCCGCAGCCGCGATGTAGCACGGGCCTCACGGGGTAGCGCAGGCTTTAGCCTGTTTGATGTCCTTCGGGAGGCTTAGGCTGAAGCCCGCGCTATCTTTTGCCTGGGTGATGTTCTTCAGGAGACCACAAGCTGAAGCCCACGCTGCCCCTTGAGCGTTGCCTTCACATTGCCCAGCTAAACCGCTGTCAAAGCTAAGGGTTTCCAAGCTACAGCAGTCATTGACACCGTTCGCTTGTTTGCTTAACATAGGGCTGCGCGGATTCTGCGGCCATAATCCGCGCTCTCAGTCTGGTGGACGCCGGCCTCGGGACTGTACTTCGAGCAAGGGGCAGGGCAATGACCAAGGCCGACATCGCACGGGTTGTTCACCTACATCACGGCGGCCTGACAAATCGCGAAGCGCTACGTCTGGTCGATTTGCTGTTTGATATCGTCAAGCGCCAGCTCCGGACAGGCGAGAGGATTCACATAATCGGTTTTGGCACCCTCGAAGTCGTGAATCGCAAACCAAGGAGCCGGCGAAACCCCATCACCGGTGAGCCGATTGAACTTGGCGGTCATCGGGCTCTGGTCTTCAGACCGTCGCGGTCGATGCGCTCGGTTTGAGAGCTCGAGCAAGCTCAGCCCTTTAAGGCGCGGATAAAATCATGGAATCCGCATCAATAATTCCCGAAAAGTTGTTCTTCAGGATCGGAGAAGTGTGCGATCTGATAAAGGTCCAGCCGCACGTGCTTCGGTACTGGGAGACTGAGTTCCCGATGCTCGCGCCTCAAAAGAACCGAGCCGGTCAGCGAGTCTATCGCCGCAAAGACGTAGAGATGGTTCTTCGAATCCGTGATTTGCTCTACGAAGAAAAATTCACCATCGCCGGAGCGAAAAAAAGACTTCTTGACGAGATCCGAGGAGGCTCGGCACGGGTGAGGCTTCCCGAGGAGCACGCACCGGAAACCGTTGAGCGTGGCGCCGCAACTTCATCAACAGCACATCAATCAACCTCACCGCAAACCCGCCGTGTGCTGCGAATGATCAAGAGCGATCTTGAGGATTTATTGACACGTCTAAACACGGATGCTAGCATCAAACGTTGAACGTGACGATGCATGAGCATCTATGTGGACGGGACGTGGCGCAGCCTGGTAGCGCGCTTCCTTGGGGTGGAAGAGGTCGCTGGTTCGAATCCAGTCGTCCCGATTAGAATCCCGACCCAGCACGGAAGACCTGAGACAGAGACCCTCCAAAGTGTAATCCCGCCAAAACGGCGTCAAAGCCCGGGTCCGAGTCTGCAAGCTTTCGTCCTGGGCCTTCTCGTTTTTGCGCGCACCTAACGTATGCCCAAGATACTGGTAACCAACGACGATGGAATACACTCGGCGGGAATAATCGCACTGGCCGAGGCGCTCGGGGCACTCGGCGAAGTGCTGGTCGTCGCGCCCGCTCACGAAATGAGCGCGGCTTCGCATTCACTCACGTTGACGCGCCCGCTTCGAATCGAAAAGATCGATGACCATCACTTCTCGGTGGACGGCACGCCGACCGATTGCGTCACGCTTGCGATGAACCATCTGCTGAAAGGTGATCTCCCCTCGCTCGTCGTTTCCGGCATCAACAAAGGCGGCAACCTGGGTGAGGACGTTACCTATTCGGGCACGGTTGCCGGCGCGTTAGAGGCTTCGATATACGGCCTTCCCGGTATCGCTGTGAGCCTGGTTCAGAGGACAAATTTCGATTTCGCTGCAGCCGCGGAATTCGCGACCGAGATTGCGAGGCGGGTGCTCGGCGACGGCTTACCGCAAGGAACCTTGCTCAACGTCAACATCCCACCCGGCCCGATTCGCGGCGCTCGGATCACCCGGCAAGGAACGAAAAACATCAGACCCAACATAATCGAAGGGACCGATCCCCGGCAGCGAAAATATTACTGGATTGGAGAAGAATCGCTGGCCTGGAATGAAGAAGCCGGGACCGACTACGAAGCGCTGGGGCGCGGGTTGGTATCGATCACTCCGTTGCGTACCGACATGACCGACTACCGCATGCTCGAAGAGTTCAAACTGCGAGACTGGAACATGGTTTTGGACGAACAATCGAAATGACAAACCACACGGTAGAACAAGCTTCCAGTGCCGACCTATACCAGTCTCATCGCGCTCGGATGATCGATCTGCTGCGGACCCGCGGTATCCGCGACGAACGCGTGCTCAAGTCAATGGGCGAGATTCCGCGTCACCTGTTTGTGCCCGAAGCGCTGGAGGCAAAAGCTTATGGGGATCACGCGCTGCCGATCGGTGAGATGCAGACAATCTCTCAGCCTTACATGGTGGCTCGGATGACCGAGCTTGCGGAGGTGGACAAAGATTCAACGGTTCTCGAGATCGGAGCGGGCTCGGGCTATCAGACTGCGGTGCTCTCGGCGGTTGCCGGGCGCGTGTTCGCGATTGAGCGGATCAGCGAGCTCGCCCGGTCGGCTCAAAGGAACATCCGGCAATTGGGCTGCTACAACGCGACGGTGAAATGGTTCGACGGCACGATCGGTTGGAGCGATCACGCTCCCTATAACGCGATCGTCGTCGCAGCCGGCAGCCCCGATGTGCCCGAACCGCTTGTCGCGCAGCTAGCAGTCGGCGGGCGGCTGGTGATTCCCATAGGCGACGCCGAGCATCAGACGCTCGTTCGCGTGATAAAGACCGAAAGCGGCATTGTTCAGGAGAACCACGATGCCTGCGTCTTTGTTAAGCTTATCGGGCGGCACGGCTGGCCGAACTAATTTCCCGCGGAGGAGTCGATCGAAGTGCGTCGTTAGTCCGGCGCTCGGAATCATATGGAATTGATCAGCAAGCTGATAGACCTTTTTCTTCACCTCGACAAACATCTCAACGACATAATCGGCCAGTATGGGACCTGGACCTATCTGATCCTGTTCCTCATTGTCTTCTGCGAGACCGGGCTGGTCGTTACGCCTTTCCTGCCGGGCGACTCTCTGCTATTCGCCGCGGGAGCCTTTGCCGCTTTGGGATCGTTGAACGTATTCTGGCTGTTCGTGCTTCTGTCGATTGCGGCCATCGTAGGCGACACGGTCAATTACTGGTTGGGTCACTGGGTGGGCCCGAAGGTGTTTCATCGCGAGAACGTCCGGCTGTTGAATAAGAAGCATCTGGACCGGACGCATGCGTTCTACGAACGGTACGGCGGCAAGACGATAATTATCGCGCGGTTCATACCCATCGTCAGGACCTTTGCGCCTTTTGTTGCGGGCCTCGGAAGAATGAACTACTGGCGGTTCATAGCCTATAACGTGATCGGCGGAGTGGCGTGGGTCGCGATATGCGTCTTCGCGGGTTACTACTTCGGCAATCTCGAGATCGTCAAGAATAACTTCTCGCTCGTTGTCATAGCGATTGTGCTCATCTCGGTGCTGCCGATGCTGGTGGAGTACATCCGTCATCGTGCCCGCCGGACTACCTCGGCCACGACGCCGGCAAAGTTTCCCTTAGACTCGTAGCAAGCCTGGCGATAGTCGTCACTCTCTTCGCGCCGGAAACGCCGGTGAAAGTGGCCCCGGTTTTTCATTCTTCTCGTACACGACGCGTTCAAGAAACAGCCCCGAAGGCGGCGCCGTGTGCGAGGCAACGTCGAACCGACCGGCGTCGCCAGCAGCAGGCCGCGAGTCAATGAGGCTGGCGAATTCGGCGGCGCCGATCGATCCGCGGCCAACCTCTACCAGCGCTCCGACGACCCGTCGCACCATTTTCCAGAGAAAGTGCGACGCGCCAACTCGGAAGAGAAGCAGATCTCCGTCAGTCCCAAACTGCACATCGTTGACAACCACGATCGTTGAGCCTTCGCCGGCCCTCTTATCACAAAAGCGCGCGAAGTCGTGGCGTCCCAGGAGCGACTGCGCCGCCTCGCGCATCGCCGCCTGGTCCAGCTTGTCTTTCACCCACCACACGAACCGCTTGGCGAACGCGGTGCGTCTGGTCGAGATCTGATAAAGGTAGTAGCGCGCAAACGCTGCCCTTCGCGGATCGAACCCCCCTCGCGCTTCCTCGACTCTTAGAACATTGATGTCCGGAGGCAGTCTGTCATTCAGTGCGGTAAGCAGATCGACACGCTTTTGTCGCCAATCGGTTCGCAAGCGGGCGACTTGTCCGAGCGCATGCACTCCAGCATCGGTGCGCCCCGCTCCGGCGATCTCTACGGGCTTTGCAAAGAATTCTTCAGCCGCAATGCGAATCTCCCCCGCAACGGTGCGTGCGTTTCTTTGCTCCTGCCAACCGTGGTAACGCGTGCCGTCGTATTCAAGCGTGAGGTTCCATGCCGCCACCCAGGCCTCCTGATCGATTGATGAGTTTTATCTGAGATTGCGGGCCGCCAGCCGTTATGTCAACCGCCAGTTGCTATGATTCAAACCTCGAGGTTCATAGCGAAGATTCATACCGAGTCCAATGCGTAACTTTTTTGTTGACCTCAGCCATTGGCGGGGATATTATAAGCGCACTCGACATTTACTTGGATTATCTTACTGAAATGAACTTAGA
This window harbors:
- the truA gene encoding tRNA pseudouridine(38-40) synthase TruA; amino-acid sequence: MQNCKVIIQYDGTNYHGWQVQPNGRTVQGELTRALSILDHRPVTVYGAGRTDAGVHAEGQVANFFVERDFEPRWLRDAINGNLDRDIRVLDVVPVSDAFNARYSATQKTYRYRIWTGDVVSPFVYRYVHHYRAGLDTVGMERAAAALLGTNDFSAFTVANSEVEDHVRTLSRLDIEQEADEVSIMVSADGFLRYMVRTIAGTLIEVGRGKRTAASVATTIQSRDRANAGPSAPANGLTLVCVDY
- a CDS encoding STAS/SEC14 domain-containing protein gives rise to the protein METTSGRLSTDEIILAVAQLSLPEIEEVFDHVLALQAERKAAHLSPAESALLVRINEGLPADLLERLATLKAKRKHETISDAEYEELTRLGDQAEELHADRLAALVELAKLRGVSLPVLLDQLGIHFPDDSFVHEIERKFRRLVMPQGRHAEEPG
- a CDS encoding MBL fold metallo-hydrolase — its product is MKLLFLRICLCLAVLLTTSNSFVVRGQQGMVADNPSDLLRIGDKVVKVNEAISMVQGFGNTFMVTTSEGNVIIDTSIAMHARRHHQLLTAENKGPIKYIILTHAHGDHTGGLPLWKEAGTQIIAQKNHVEFVHYQTRLAGFYGKRNAAQFGLPVPEAGKWAGNYGAKIQPTILFDDKYELTLGGVKFEIYRTPGETYDHLTVWVPKYKAAFTGDNYYESFPNIYTLRGTPPRWALDYVNSLNTILAFKPEIVLPSHGRPIPGNDEITRRLTRYRDAIQYVHDEVVKGMNAGKDVYTLMREIKLPQALDLGESYGNLVWSIRGIYEGYVGWFDLNPSTMYDRPASSVYPDVVKLAGGPDAIAALAIARVQAGDAIAALHLTDIALAAESNHRKSLEARLKALEILRQRCKNTNERGWLDYSIKATTARLPEK
- a CDS encoding Ppx/GppA phosphatase family protein, with the translated sequence MKLAAIDIGSNSIHLVIVRAVQGQHPEIIDREKEMVRLGAGTLREHRLSKETIERAITTLGRFKKMAEHNGADPIITTATSAVRESRNSAKFIDRVRKEVGLDVQVLPGVEEARLIAMAVSEVTDFNNRRALIIDIGGGSTEFIITGGGEPELLLSLRIGAVRLAEKFINTDPISTEQRNRLIANIRADFTRAAWQIKGVGYDFVIGSSGTVLNMASALVQGDEPYGSDSVPEYESFNKTVTLHQIEWLNRKLARMTLRERRRVPGIEKGRADIIVAGGLLLQYILSDLGATEITSCDWSLREGVILNYLRRRREIHAVPQIQVPALAPSGRQDALLYPVTDDSTLDVRGRSVLSVARRYDYDVTHSHHVARLATQIFDDTAEVHQLSEQDRKLLQYAAILHDIGFHIAHNNHHRHGLYLIKNSEMPGFSGDEIAVMATMVRYHRGSLPRKSNDARSRREHEDYYGLDRGKRATMLRLASILQIADGLDRSHRQLISDVRCMVADGNVTFIGSSAGECELEMWSAERKSTWFSEIFKVGVRFDRRPALSAQTESAAAM
- a CDS encoding HU family DNA-binding protein gives rise to the protein MTKADIARVVHLHHGGLTNREALRLVDLLFDIVKRQLRTGERIHIIGFGTLEVVNRKPRSRRNPITGEPIELGGHRALVFRPSRSMRSV
- a CDS encoding MerR family transcriptional regulator, with translation MESASIIPEKLFFRIGEVCDLIKVQPHVLRYWETEFPMLAPQKNRAGQRVYRRKDVEMVLRIRDLLYEEKFTIAGAKKRLLDEIRGGSARVRLPEEHAPETVERGAATSSTAHQSTSPQTRRVLRMIKSDLEDLLTRLNTDASIKR
- the surE gene encoding 5'/3'-nucleotidase SurE — protein: MPKILVTNDDGIHSAGIIALAEALGALGEVLVVAPAHEMSAASHSLTLTRPLRIEKIDDHHFSVDGTPTDCVTLAMNHLLKGDLPSLVVSGINKGGNLGEDVTYSGTVAGALEASIYGLPGIAVSLVQRTNFDFAAAAEFATEIARRVLGDGLPQGTLLNVNIPPGPIRGARITRQGTKNIRPNIIEGTDPRQRKYYWIGEESLAWNEEAGTDYEALGRGLVSITPLRTDMTDYRMLEEFKLRDWNMVLDEQSK
- a CDS encoding protein-L-isoaspartate(D-aspartate) O-methyltransferase — encoded protein: MTNHTVEQASSADLYQSHRARMIDLLRTRGIRDERVLKSMGEIPRHLFVPEALEAKAYGDHALPIGEMQTISQPYMVARMTELAEVDKDSTVLEIGAGSGYQTAVLSAVAGRVFAIERISELARSAQRNIRQLGCYNATVKWFDGTIGWSDHAPYNAIVVAAGSPDVPEPLVAQLAVGGRLVIPIGDAEHQTLVRVIKTESGIVQENHDACVFVKLIGRHGWPN
- a CDS encoding DedA family protein; amino-acid sequence: MELISKLIDLFLHLDKHLNDIIGQYGTWTYLILFLIVFCETGLVVTPFLPGDSLLFAAGAFAALGSLNVFWLFVLLSIAAIVGDTVNYWLGHWVGPKVFHRENVRLLNKKHLDRTHAFYERYGGKTIIIARFIPIVRTFAPFVAGLGRMNYWRFIAYNVIGGVAWVAICVFAGYYFGNLEIVKNNFSLVVIAIVLISVLPMLVEYIRHRARRTTSATTPAKFPLDS
- the truA gene encoding tRNA pseudouridine(38-40) synthase TruA — protein: MAAWNLTLEYDGTRYHGWQEQRNARTVAGEIRIAAEEFFAKPVEIAGAGRTDAGVHALGQVARLRTDWRQKRVDLLTALNDRLPPDINVLRVEEARGGFDPRRAAFARYYLYQISTRRTAFAKRFVWWVKDKLDQAAMREAAQSLLGRHDFARFCDKRAGEGSTIVVVNDVQFGTDGDLLLFRVGASHFLWKMVRRVVGALVEVGRGSIGAAEFASLIDSRPAAGDAGRFDVASHTAPPSGLFLERVVYEKNEKPGPLSPAFPARRE